In Ciconia boyciana chromosome 3, ASM3463844v1, whole genome shotgun sequence, a genomic segment contains:
- the SYNCRIP gene encoding heterogeneous nuclear ribonucleoprotein Q isoform X1, whose product MATEHVNGNGTEEPMDTSAAVTHSEHFQTLLDAGLPQKVAEKLDEIYVAGLVAHSDLDERAIEALKEFNEEGALAVLQQFKDSDLSHVQNKSAFLCGVMKTYRQREKQGTKVADSSKGPDEAKIKALLERTGYTLDVTTGQRKYGGPPPESVYSGQQPSVGTEIFVGKIPRDLFEDELVPLFEKAGPIWDLRLMMDPLTGLNRGYAFVTFCTKEAAQEAVKLYNNHEIRSGKHIGVCISVANNRLFVGSIPKSKTKEQIVEEFSKVTEGLTDVILYHQPDDKKKNRGFCFLEYEDHKTAAQARRRLMSGKVKVWGNVVTVEWADPIEDPDPEVMAKVKVLFVRNLANTVTEEILEKAFSQFGKLERVKKLKDYAFIHFDERDGAVKAMEEMNGKDLEGENIEIVFAKPPDQKRKERKAQRQAAKNQMYDDYYYYGPPHMPPPTRGRGRGGRGGYGYPPDYYGYEDYYDYYGYDYHNYRGGYEDPYYGYEDFQVGARGRGGRGARGAAPSRGRGAAPPRGRAGYAQRGGPGSARGVRGARGGAQQQRGRGVRGARGGRGGNVGGKRKADGYNQPDSKRRQTNNQNWGSQPIAQQPLQGGDHSGNYGYKSENQEFYQDSFGQQWK is encoded by the exons ATGGCTACTGAACATGTTAATGGGAATGGTACTGAAGAGCCCATGGATACTTCTGCTGCAGTTACCCATTCTGAGCATTTCCAGACATTGCTTGATGCTGGTTTACCACAGAAAGTTGCTGAAAAACTAGATGAAATTTACGTTGCAG ggCTAGTTGCACATAGTGATCTAGATGAAAGAGCTATTGAAGCTTTAAAGGAATTCAATGAAGAAGGTGCATTGGCAGTGCTTCAGCAGTTTAAAGACAGCGATCTCTCACATGTTCAG AACAAAAGTGCCTTTTTATGTGGAGTCATGAAGACATACAGGCAGAGGGAAAAACAGGGGACCAAGGTGGCAGATTCTAGCAAAGGACCAGATGAGGCAAAAATTAAG GCACTCTTGGAGAGAACCGGCTACACTCTTGATGTGACTACTGGACAGAGAAAGTATGGTGGACCTCCTCCAGAGTCTGTATATTCAGGACAGCAACCTTCTGTTGGTACAGAG ATATTTGTGGGCAAGATTCCAAGAGACTTGTTCGAAGATGAACTTGTTCCATTATTTGAGAAAGCTGGCCCTATATGGGATCTCCGCTTAATGATGGATCCACTAACTGGTCTAAATAGAGGATACGCTTTTGTCACTTTTTGTACTAAAGAGGCAGCTCAGGAAGCTGTTAAGCTG tacAACAACCATGAAATTCGTTCTGGAAAACACATTGGTGTATGCATCTCTGTTGCCAATAATAGGCTTTTTGTTGGTTCTATTCCTAAGAGTAAAACCAAGGAGCAAATTGTTGAAGAATTTAGCAAAGTAACAG AGGGTCTTACAGATGTCATATTGTATCATCAGCCTGATGACAAGAAAAAGAACCGGGGTTTCTGTTTCCTTGAATATGAAGATCATAAAACTGCTGCTCAGGCCAGACGTAGGTTAATGAGCGGCAAAGTGAAAGTCTGGGGAAATGTTGTTACGGTTGAATGGGCTGACCCTATAGAAGACCCAGATCCTGAAGTCATGGCAAAG gtaaaagttttgtttgtaCGCAATCTTGCCAATACTGTAACAGAGGAGATACTAGAAAAGGCCTTCAGTCAGTTTGGAAAGCTAGAGCGAGTGAAGAAGCTAAAAGACTAtgctttcattcattttgaTGAACGGGATGGTGCTGTAAAA GCAATGGAAGAAATGAATGGCAAAGATTTAGAGGGAGAAAACATTGAAATTGTTTTTGCTAAGCCACCAgatcaaaaaaggaaagaacgGAAAGCTCAAAGACAAGCGGCTAAAAATCAGAT gTATGATGATTACTACTATTACGGTCCACCTCATATGCCCCCTCCAACAAGAGGTCGAGGCCGAGGAGGTAGAGGTGGTTATGGATATCCCCCTGACTATTACGGATATGAAGATTATTATGATTACTATGGCTATGACTACCATAACTATCGTGGTGGATATGAAGATCCTTACTATGGTTATGAAGATTTTCAAGTTGGAGCTAGAGGAAGGGGTGGTAGAGGAGCAAGGGGTGCTGCTCCATCCAGAGGTCGCGGGGCTGCTCCTCCCCGTGGCAGAGCCGGTTATGCACAGAGAGGTGGTCCTGGATCAGCAAGAGGCGTTCGTGGTGCGAGAGGAGGTGCCCAGCAACAAAGAGGCCGCGGGGTACGTGGTGCGAGGGGTGGCCGCGGTGGAAATGTAGGAGGAAAGCGCAAAGCTGATGGGTACAACCAGCCAGATTCCAAGCGGCGCCAGACCAATAATCAGAACTGGGGCTCCCAACCCATTGCTCAGCAACCGCTCCAAGGTGGTGATCATTCTGGTAACTATGGTTACAAATCTGAAAACCAAGAGTTTTATCAGGATTCTTTTGGGCAACAGTGGAAATAG
- the SYNCRIP gene encoding heterogeneous nuclear ribonucleoprotein Q isoform X2 — protein sequence MATEHVNGNGTEEPMDTSAAVTHSEHFQTLLDAGLPQKVAEKLDEIYVAGLVAHSDLDERAIEALKEFNEEGALAVLQQFKDSDLSHVQNKSAFLCGVMKTYRQREKQGTKVADSSKGPDEAKIKALLERTGYTLDVTTGQRKYGGPPPESVYSGQQPSVGTEIFVGKIPRDLFEDELVPLFEKAGPIWDLRLMMDPLTGLNRGYAFVTFCTKEAAQEAVKLYNNHEIRSGKHIGVCISVANNRLFVGSIPKSKTKEQIVEEFSKVTEGLTDVILYHQPDDKKKNRGFCFLEYEDHKTAAQARRRLMSGKVKVWGNVVTVEWADPIEDPDPEVMAKVKVLFVRNLANTVTEEILEKAFSQFGKLERVKKLKDYAFIHFDERDGAVKAMEEMNGKDLEGENIEIVFAKPPDQKRKERKAQRQAAKNQMYDDYYYYGPPHMPPPTRGRGRGGRGGYGYPPDYYGYEDYYDYYGYDYHNYRGGYEDPYYGYEDFQVGARGRGGRGARGAAPSRGRGAAPPRGRAGYAQRGGPGSARGVRGARGGAQQQRGRGVRGARGGRGGNVGGKRKADGYNQPDSKRRQTNNQNWGSQPIAQQPLQAGKRGRGRS from the exons ATGGCTACTGAACATGTTAATGGGAATGGTACTGAAGAGCCCATGGATACTTCTGCTGCAGTTACCCATTCTGAGCATTTCCAGACATTGCTTGATGCTGGTTTACCACAGAAAGTTGCTGAAAAACTAGATGAAATTTACGTTGCAG ggCTAGTTGCACATAGTGATCTAGATGAAAGAGCTATTGAAGCTTTAAAGGAATTCAATGAAGAAGGTGCATTGGCAGTGCTTCAGCAGTTTAAAGACAGCGATCTCTCACATGTTCAG AACAAAAGTGCCTTTTTATGTGGAGTCATGAAGACATACAGGCAGAGGGAAAAACAGGGGACCAAGGTGGCAGATTCTAGCAAAGGACCAGATGAGGCAAAAATTAAG GCACTCTTGGAGAGAACCGGCTACACTCTTGATGTGACTACTGGACAGAGAAAGTATGGTGGACCTCCTCCAGAGTCTGTATATTCAGGACAGCAACCTTCTGTTGGTACAGAG ATATTTGTGGGCAAGATTCCAAGAGACTTGTTCGAAGATGAACTTGTTCCATTATTTGAGAAAGCTGGCCCTATATGGGATCTCCGCTTAATGATGGATCCACTAACTGGTCTAAATAGAGGATACGCTTTTGTCACTTTTTGTACTAAAGAGGCAGCTCAGGAAGCTGTTAAGCTG tacAACAACCATGAAATTCGTTCTGGAAAACACATTGGTGTATGCATCTCTGTTGCCAATAATAGGCTTTTTGTTGGTTCTATTCCTAAGAGTAAAACCAAGGAGCAAATTGTTGAAGAATTTAGCAAAGTAACAG AGGGTCTTACAGATGTCATATTGTATCATCAGCCTGATGACAAGAAAAAGAACCGGGGTTTCTGTTTCCTTGAATATGAAGATCATAAAACTGCTGCTCAGGCCAGACGTAGGTTAATGAGCGGCAAAGTGAAAGTCTGGGGAAATGTTGTTACGGTTGAATGGGCTGACCCTATAGAAGACCCAGATCCTGAAGTCATGGCAAAG gtaaaagttttgtttgtaCGCAATCTTGCCAATACTGTAACAGAGGAGATACTAGAAAAGGCCTTCAGTCAGTTTGGAAAGCTAGAGCGAGTGAAGAAGCTAAAAGACTAtgctttcattcattttgaTGAACGGGATGGTGCTGTAAAA GCAATGGAAGAAATGAATGGCAAAGATTTAGAGGGAGAAAACATTGAAATTGTTTTTGCTAAGCCACCAgatcaaaaaaggaaagaacgGAAAGCTCAAAGACAAGCGGCTAAAAATCAGAT gTATGATGATTACTACTATTACGGTCCACCTCATATGCCCCCTCCAACAAGAGGTCGAGGCCGAGGAGGTAGAGGTGGTTATGGATATCCCCCTGACTATTACGGATATGAAGATTATTATGATTACTATGGCTATGACTACCATAACTATCGTGGTGGATATGAAGATCCTTACTATGGTTATGAAGATTTTCAAGTTGGAGCTAGAGGAAGGGGTGGTAGAGGAGCAAGGGGTGCTGCTCCATCCAGAGGTCGCGGGGCTGCTCCTCCCCGTGGCAGAGCCGGTTATGCACAGAGAGGTGGTCCTGGATCAGCAAGAGGCGTTCGTGGTGCGAGAGGAGGTGCCCAGCAACAAAGAGGCCGCGGGGTACGTGGTGCGAGGGGTGGCCGCGGTGGAAATGTAGGAGGAAAGCGCAAAGCTGATGGGTACAACCAGCCAGATTCCAAGCGGCGCCAGACCAATAATCAGAACTGGGGCTCCCAACCCATTGCTCAGCAACCGCTCCAAG
- the SYNCRIP gene encoding heterogeneous nuclear ribonucleoprotein Q isoform X3 — protein MATEHVNGNGTEEPMDTSAAVTHSEHFQTLLDAGLPQKVAEKLDEIYVAGLVAHSDLDERAIEALKEFNEEGALAVLQQFKDSDLSHVQNKSAFLCGVMKTYRQREKQGTKVADSSKGPDEAKIKALLERTGYTLDVTTGQRKYGGPPPESVYSGQQPSVGTEIFVGKIPRDLFEDELVPLFEKAGPIWDLRLMMDPLTGLNRGYAFVTFCTKEAAQEAVKLYNNHEIRSGKHIGVCISVANNRLFVGSIPKSKTKEQIVEEFSKVTEGLTDVILYHQPDDKKKNRGFCFLEYEDHKTAAQARRRLMSGKVKVWGNVVTVEWADPIEDPDPEVMAKVKVLFVRNLANTVTEEILEKAFSQFGKLERVKKLKDYAFIHFDERDGAVKAMEEMNGKDLEGENIEIVFAKPPDQKRKERKAQRQAAKNQMYDDYYYYGPPHMPPPTRGRGRGGRGGYGYPPDYYGYEDYYDYYGYDYHNYRGGYEDPYYGYEDFQVGARGRGGRGARGAAPSRGRGAAPPRGRAGYAQRGGPGSARGVRGARGGAQQQRGRGVRGARGGRGGNVGGKRKADGYNQPDSKRRQTNNQNWGSQPIAQQPLQGKRGRGRS, from the exons ATGGCTACTGAACATGTTAATGGGAATGGTACTGAAGAGCCCATGGATACTTCTGCTGCAGTTACCCATTCTGAGCATTTCCAGACATTGCTTGATGCTGGTTTACCACAGAAAGTTGCTGAAAAACTAGATGAAATTTACGTTGCAG ggCTAGTTGCACATAGTGATCTAGATGAAAGAGCTATTGAAGCTTTAAAGGAATTCAATGAAGAAGGTGCATTGGCAGTGCTTCAGCAGTTTAAAGACAGCGATCTCTCACATGTTCAG AACAAAAGTGCCTTTTTATGTGGAGTCATGAAGACATACAGGCAGAGGGAAAAACAGGGGACCAAGGTGGCAGATTCTAGCAAAGGACCAGATGAGGCAAAAATTAAG GCACTCTTGGAGAGAACCGGCTACACTCTTGATGTGACTACTGGACAGAGAAAGTATGGTGGACCTCCTCCAGAGTCTGTATATTCAGGACAGCAACCTTCTGTTGGTACAGAG ATATTTGTGGGCAAGATTCCAAGAGACTTGTTCGAAGATGAACTTGTTCCATTATTTGAGAAAGCTGGCCCTATATGGGATCTCCGCTTAATGATGGATCCACTAACTGGTCTAAATAGAGGATACGCTTTTGTCACTTTTTGTACTAAAGAGGCAGCTCAGGAAGCTGTTAAGCTG tacAACAACCATGAAATTCGTTCTGGAAAACACATTGGTGTATGCATCTCTGTTGCCAATAATAGGCTTTTTGTTGGTTCTATTCCTAAGAGTAAAACCAAGGAGCAAATTGTTGAAGAATTTAGCAAAGTAACAG AGGGTCTTACAGATGTCATATTGTATCATCAGCCTGATGACAAGAAAAAGAACCGGGGTTTCTGTTTCCTTGAATATGAAGATCATAAAACTGCTGCTCAGGCCAGACGTAGGTTAATGAGCGGCAAAGTGAAAGTCTGGGGAAATGTTGTTACGGTTGAATGGGCTGACCCTATAGAAGACCCAGATCCTGAAGTCATGGCAAAG gtaaaagttttgtttgtaCGCAATCTTGCCAATACTGTAACAGAGGAGATACTAGAAAAGGCCTTCAGTCAGTTTGGAAAGCTAGAGCGAGTGAAGAAGCTAAAAGACTAtgctttcattcattttgaTGAACGGGATGGTGCTGTAAAA GCAATGGAAGAAATGAATGGCAAAGATTTAGAGGGAGAAAACATTGAAATTGTTTTTGCTAAGCCACCAgatcaaaaaaggaaagaacgGAAAGCTCAAAGACAAGCGGCTAAAAATCAGAT gTATGATGATTACTACTATTACGGTCCACCTCATATGCCCCCTCCAACAAGAGGTCGAGGCCGAGGAGGTAGAGGTGGTTATGGATATCCCCCTGACTATTACGGATATGAAGATTATTATGATTACTATGGCTATGACTACCATAACTATCGTGGTGGATATGAAGATCCTTACTATGGTTATGAAGATTTTCAAGTTGGAGCTAGAGGAAGGGGTGGTAGAGGAGCAAGGGGTGCTGCTCCATCCAGAGGTCGCGGGGCTGCTCCTCCCCGTGGCAGAGCCGGTTATGCACAGAGAGGTGGTCCTGGATCAGCAAGAGGCGTTCGTGGTGCGAGAGGAGGTGCCCAGCAACAAAGAGGCCGCGGGGTACGTGGTGCGAGGGGTGGCCGCGGTGGAAATGTAGGAGGAAAGCGCAAAGCTGATGGGTACAACCAGCCAGATTCCAAGCGGCGCCAGACCAATAATCAGAACTGGGGCTCCCAACCCATTGCTCAGCAACCGCTCCAAG
- the SYNCRIP gene encoding heterogeneous nuclear ribonucleoprotein Q isoform X5, which translates to MATEHVNGNGTEEPMDTSAAVTHSEHFQTLLDAGLPQKVAEKLDEIYVAGLVAHSDLDERAIEALKEFNEEGALAVLQQFKDSDLSHVQNKSAFLCGVMKTYRQREKQGTKVADSSKGPDEAKIKALLERTGYTLDVTTGQRKYGGPPPESVYSGQQPSVGTEIFVGKIPRDLFEDELVPLFEKAGPIWDLRLMMDPLTGLNRGYAFVTFCTKEAAQEAVKLYNNHEIRSGKHIGVCISVANNRLFVGSIPKSKTKEQIVEEFSKVTEGLTDVILYHQPDDKKKNRGFCFLEYEDHKTAAQARRRLMSGKVKVWGNVVTVEWADPIEDPDPEVMAKVKVLFVRNLANTVTEEILEKAFSQFGKLERVKKLKDYAFIHFDERDGAVKAMEEMNGKDLEGENIEIVFAKPPDQKRKERKAQRQAAKNQMYDDYYYYGPPHMPPPTRGRGRGGRGGYGYPPDYYGYEDYYDYYGYDYHNYRGGYEDPYYGYEDFQVGARGRGGRGARGAAPSRGRGAAPPRGRAGYAQRGGPGSARGVRGARGGAQQQRGRGGKGVEAGPDLLQ; encoded by the exons ATGGCTACTGAACATGTTAATGGGAATGGTACTGAAGAGCCCATGGATACTTCTGCTGCAGTTACCCATTCTGAGCATTTCCAGACATTGCTTGATGCTGGTTTACCACAGAAAGTTGCTGAAAAACTAGATGAAATTTACGTTGCAG ggCTAGTTGCACATAGTGATCTAGATGAAAGAGCTATTGAAGCTTTAAAGGAATTCAATGAAGAAGGTGCATTGGCAGTGCTTCAGCAGTTTAAAGACAGCGATCTCTCACATGTTCAG AACAAAAGTGCCTTTTTATGTGGAGTCATGAAGACATACAGGCAGAGGGAAAAACAGGGGACCAAGGTGGCAGATTCTAGCAAAGGACCAGATGAGGCAAAAATTAAG GCACTCTTGGAGAGAACCGGCTACACTCTTGATGTGACTACTGGACAGAGAAAGTATGGTGGACCTCCTCCAGAGTCTGTATATTCAGGACAGCAACCTTCTGTTGGTACAGAG ATATTTGTGGGCAAGATTCCAAGAGACTTGTTCGAAGATGAACTTGTTCCATTATTTGAGAAAGCTGGCCCTATATGGGATCTCCGCTTAATGATGGATCCACTAACTGGTCTAAATAGAGGATACGCTTTTGTCACTTTTTGTACTAAAGAGGCAGCTCAGGAAGCTGTTAAGCTG tacAACAACCATGAAATTCGTTCTGGAAAACACATTGGTGTATGCATCTCTGTTGCCAATAATAGGCTTTTTGTTGGTTCTATTCCTAAGAGTAAAACCAAGGAGCAAATTGTTGAAGAATTTAGCAAAGTAACAG AGGGTCTTACAGATGTCATATTGTATCATCAGCCTGATGACAAGAAAAAGAACCGGGGTTTCTGTTTCCTTGAATATGAAGATCATAAAACTGCTGCTCAGGCCAGACGTAGGTTAATGAGCGGCAAAGTGAAAGTCTGGGGAAATGTTGTTACGGTTGAATGGGCTGACCCTATAGAAGACCCAGATCCTGAAGTCATGGCAAAG gtaaaagttttgtttgtaCGCAATCTTGCCAATACTGTAACAGAGGAGATACTAGAAAAGGCCTTCAGTCAGTTTGGAAAGCTAGAGCGAGTGAAGAAGCTAAAAGACTAtgctttcattcattttgaTGAACGGGATGGTGCTGTAAAA GCAATGGAAGAAATGAATGGCAAAGATTTAGAGGGAGAAAACATTGAAATTGTTTTTGCTAAGCCACCAgatcaaaaaaggaaagaacgGAAAGCTCAAAGACAAGCGGCTAAAAATCAGAT gTATGATGATTACTACTATTACGGTCCACCTCATATGCCCCCTCCAACAAGAGGTCGAGGCCGAGGAGGTAGAGGTGGTTATGGATATCCCCCTGACTATTACGGATATGAAGATTATTATGATTACTATGGCTATGACTACCATAACTATCGTGGTGGATATGAAGATCCTTACTATGGTTATGAAGATTTTCAAGTTGGAGCTAGAGGAAGGGGTGGTAGAGGAGCAAGGGGTGCTGCTCCATCCAGAGGTCGCGGGGCTGCTCCTCCCCGTGGCAGAGCCGGTTATGCACAGAGAGGTGGTCCTGGATCAGCAAGAGGCGTTCGTGGTGCGAGAGGAGGTGCCCAGCAACAAAGAGGCCGCGGG
- the SYNCRIP gene encoding heterogeneous nuclear ribonucleoprotein Q isoform X4, with product MATEHVNGNGTEEPMDTSAAVTHSEHFQTLLDAGLPQKVAEKLDEIYVAGLVAHSDLDERAIEALKEFNEEGALAVLQQFKDSDLSHVQNKSAFLCGVMKTYRQREKQGTKVADSSKGPDEAKIKALLERTGYTLDVTTGQRKYGGPPPESVYSGQQPSVGTEIFVGKIPRDLFEDELVPLFEKAGPIWDLRLMMDPLTGLNRGYAFVTFCTKEAAQEAVKLYNNHEIRSGKHIGVCISVANNRLFVGSIPKSKTKEQIVEEFSKVTEGLTDVILYHQPDDKKKNRGFCFLEYEDHKTAAQARRRLMSGKVKVWGNVVTVEWADPIEDPDPEVMAKVKVLFVRNLANTVTEEILEKAFSQFGKLERVKKLKDYAFIHFDERDGAVKAMEEMNGKDLEGENIEIVFAKPPDQKRKERKAQRQAAKNQMYDDYYYYGPPHMPPPTRGRGRGGRGGYGYPPDYYGYEDYYDYYGYDYHNYRGGYEDPYYGYEDFQVGARGRGGRGARGAAPSRGRGAAPPRGRAGYAQRGGPGSARGVRGARGGAQQQRGRGQGKGVEAGPDLLQ from the exons ATGGCTACTGAACATGTTAATGGGAATGGTACTGAAGAGCCCATGGATACTTCTGCTGCAGTTACCCATTCTGAGCATTTCCAGACATTGCTTGATGCTGGTTTACCACAGAAAGTTGCTGAAAAACTAGATGAAATTTACGTTGCAG ggCTAGTTGCACATAGTGATCTAGATGAAAGAGCTATTGAAGCTTTAAAGGAATTCAATGAAGAAGGTGCATTGGCAGTGCTTCAGCAGTTTAAAGACAGCGATCTCTCACATGTTCAG AACAAAAGTGCCTTTTTATGTGGAGTCATGAAGACATACAGGCAGAGGGAAAAACAGGGGACCAAGGTGGCAGATTCTAGCAAAGGACCAGATGAGGCAAAAATTAAG GCACTCTTGGAGAGAACCGGCTACACTCTTGATGTGACTACTGGACAGAGAAAGTATGGTGGACCTCCTCCAGAGTCTGTATATTCAGGACAGCAACCTTCTGTTGGTACAGAG ATATTTGTGGGCAAGATTCCAAGAGACTTGTTCGAAGATGAACTTGTTCCATTATTTGAGAAAGCTGGCCCTATATGGGATCTCCGCTTAATGATGGATCCACTAACTGGTCTAAATAGAGGATACGCTTTTGTCACTTTTTGTACTAAAGAGGCAGCTCAGGAAGCTGTTAAGCTG tacAACAACCATGAAATTCGTTCTGGAAAACACATTGGTGTATGCATCTCTGTTGCCAATAATAGGCTTTTTGTTGGTTCTATTCCTAAGAGTAAAACCAAGGAGCAAATTGTTGAAGAATTTAGCAAAGTAACAG AGGGTCTTACAGATGTCATATTGTATCATCAGCCTGATGACAAGAAAAAGAACCGGGGTTTCTGTTTCCTTGAATATGAAGATCATAAAACTGCTGCTCAGGCCAGACGTAGGTTAATGAGCGGCAAAGTGAAAGTCTGGGGAAATGTTGTTACGGTTGAATGGGCTGACCCTATAGAAGACCCAGATCCTGAAGTCATGGCAAAG gtaaaagttttgtttgtaCGCAATCTTGCCAATACTGTAACAGAGGAGATACTAGAAAAGGCCTTCAGTCAGTTTGGAAAGCTAGAGCGAGTGAAGAAGCTAAAAGACTAtgctttcattcattttgaTGAACGGGATGGTGCTGTAAAA GCAATGGAAGAAATGAATGGCAAAGATTTAGAGGGAGAAAACATTGAAATTGTTTTTGCTAAGCCACCAgatcaaaaaaggaaagaacgGAAAGCTCAAAGACAAGCGGCTAAAAATCAGAT gTATGATGATTACTACTATTACGGTCCACCTCATATGCCCCCTCCAACAAGAGGTCGAGGCCGAGGAGGTAGAGGTGGTTATGGATATCCCCCTGACTATTACGGATATGAAGATTATTATGATTACTATGGCTATGACTACCATAACTATCGTGGTGGATATGAAGATCCTTACTATGGTTATGAAGATTTTCAAGTTGGAGCTAGAGGAAGGGGTGGTAGAGGAGCAAGGGGTGCTGCTCCATCCAGAGGTCGCGGGGCTGCTCCTCCCCGTGGCAGAGCCGGTTATGCACAGAGAGGTGGTCCTGGATCAGCAAGAGGCGTTCGTGGTGCGAGAGGAGGTGCCCAGCAACAAAGAGGCCGCGGG